GAGTGGAAACGCATTTGGAATTCATCAAACACTCGCTGACTCCGTCAGGACATCTGCCAAGTCTGAAGCGTATTTGGAACGGGCAATGAACGAGCTTGCTGGCTACGATGCGGAAGGACTACTCTTTTATTTTGGTCCTGGACCGTGGGACGACTTTCAGAACGCGGATGATGAGCTGGATATGTTTCTTGAGTTCGATGAGATCAATACAAAAGAGAAGATGCGTACGGAAGGGCTCTACTTTGATTACGATAGTCGGCGCTGGATCGACATTCCAGCTTCCTTACCGGTTATTGCTGAAACGATGCGGACGATGTATCTGCAACTCTACCAATAATCGATTTCATCGAAAAAGCTCACGTCTCAGAGATTGAGACGTGAGCTTTTGTATTAGAACAACTCGTTAATTGGTGTGTCACCTTCAAGCAATGTGACGACTTGCTTCGAGGCGTTGTCGTGACCGAGCGCAGCTAAAATGACACGGGCGACGTCCTCACGTGGAATTTTTTTAGTCGCTTGCTCGGACGGATCCGTCGTGACGTTGCCTGTTCCGGCTTCATCCGATAGTCCGCCTGGGCGAAGAATCGTGTAGTTGAGTGACGATTCCTTCAGGACACGATCCGCATAACGTTTTGCGATGTAATACGGCTTCATGCTGTCGGACCATGTTTCCGGCGAATCGGCATTCAAGGCACTGACCATGATGAACTGTTTTGCATTGATTGCTTCTGCTGCTTCAATCGCTTTGACGGCACCGTCGAAGTCGATTAGCATCGTCTTGTCGGCTCCCGTGTGACCACCTGATCCTGCGGTAAAGATGACGACATCTGATCCTTGTAATGTATCGGTGATCGTCGCGACGTCCGCTTCAAGATCGAGATGGACCGGGGTATGACCTAATTTCTCAAAATCACTGAACTGGTCCTTGGAACGTAATCCTACTTTGACATCGTGCTCCGAATCCTGCAGTAAGCGAGCAGCGTGACGACCTACTTTACCATTTGCACCAATGATGAAAATCTGACTCATGTTCCATTCCTCCAATCGCGATTTGATGATTCTGTTTCAGTATGGAAAAGACGGGGGGATTCTGTAAAGAAAGACGACTTGTAGAACTGCAACCGTCATCAAAACATCTTTTTAACGCTTTTATGCATAAAATCATCAAATTATCTTGAAATCACGTGTAAGTGTGGTAGGATAATGACTATTACCCACACCGAAAATCATTTGGGTTAAATTGTAGCAATATTCGGTGAATGGGCAACGACGAAACAGAAAGGAGAGATACGATGAGAAAGAAACCATGGCTACTGGCAGGACTTGTTTTGACAGGCGTTGCCGCTTGGATGATTTGGAATCAACAGACGGATGCCGAAGCACATGAGATCTTCGAAGACCACAAGCTGGTCGTCGGGACGACGGGGGATTATAAGCCCTTTACATACTGGAACGAGGAACGGAATCGTTATCAAGGCTTTGATATCGATGTCATCCAAGCGTTCGCCAAAGCAGCAAATCTTGATGTGACGTTCGTCAAGACGACATGGCCGACATTATCAGAGGATACGAAATCAGGAAAGTTTGATATCGCTGTCGGTGGCATCACGAAGAAAGTCGAGCGCGAGGTCATCGGAGACTTTACATCGTCGTATTTCTCCTTTCAAAAAGCACCGCTCGTAAAGAAGAAAGATGTCGAACGCTTGAATTCGCTCGCTGCAATCAATAATCCAGCAGTCAAAATCGGTGTCAATCCGGGTGGCACGAACGAAGCGTTCGTGAAGAAGCATTTTCCGAAGGCAGATGTGACCGTCTTTGAGAACAACTTGGACATTCCGAAAGCCGTAAAAAGCGGACAAGTCGATGTCATGGTGACGGACGACATCGAGGCGTTGCATTACGCGACAGAACTCGATCTTGCGGTGCCGAAACTAACAGAGGCATGGGAACCAGCCGAGATGGCGTATTTGATGCAACCGGATCAAAAACAGCTTGGAGATGTCTTCCGGGTCTGGATTGAAAGTGCAGAGGGGCAAGAACAAGTTCAAAAATTGAAGAAAAAATGGAACATAGTCTCGACACGTGAGACGGTCGGAGCGAAAGGAGCGGGAGCATATGAGTAAATGGGGATGGATCGTCGTCGGAGGTGGCGTCTTGTTTGCGAGCTTACTGACGCTATGGCAAACGGAGCAACCACGACGAGTACAAGCGAAGAACGTCTTTGCGACGAAAAAAATCGTCGTCGGAACGACTGGGGATTACAAACCATTCACGTACTTGAACCGGAAGACGAACGAGTACGAAGGATTCGATATCGAAGTGATCCGTTCTTTCGCGAAGACGACCGGTATCGATGTCGAGTTCGTCCCGACGACATGGCCCACGCTATCTGCTGATCTTGCTAGCGGGAAATTCGATATGGTCGTCGGGGGCGTGACGAAGAACATCGAGCGCGAGATCATCGGCGACTTCACATCGAGTTACCTATCATTCCAAAAGACACCGCTCGTCCGTAAAGAAGATGCTAAACGTCTTGCTTCAATCGAACAAATCAATCGTCCAGACGTGACGATTGGTCTAAATCCAGGTGGAACGAATGAACAATTCGTCCGTAAGACGTTCACGAAGGCGAATATCGTCATGTATGAACAAAACCTCGATATCCCGCACGCGGTTGCCTCAGGTGAAGTCGATGTCATGATCACCGATACGGTCGAGGCGATTCATTATGAAGCGCTCGACAAACGACTCGCGGCACCAAGAATTCAAGAAAAATGGATTCCGGCGGAGAAGAGTTACCTCGTTCGAGAGTCGGAAGGGGACGTCGTCGATGTTTTCAATCTCTGGATGCAATCGCACGAAGGTCAAGAAGAGATGGAGCAATTAAAAGAAAAATGGCAAGTAGCGTCGTAAGTGGATCGTGTCTCCGTATAACAGGAGGCACGATTTTTTCGTAACAGGAATCTAATGGGAAAGGGCGAACAAGTAACATATAAGCAAATCAGGAGGAATCGATATGTTGAATAAGGGAACATCCAAACAATGGCTTATCATGACCGTTCTTTTTGCCTGTATCACTTACGGATGGATTGTCATCGGAGAGTCATGGATCAGCACTACGTTGTTATTAGGAGGGGCGATTGTACTTGCGAGTGGTGCGGTACTATCGTTTAGTCTCGCGTTAGCGCGAACCGTTCGATTAAAGGGAATCGGATTAACGATGATGATGGTGTCGATCGTCACGACGCTCGTGGTATCCGCGGGTGTCGTGTACGGTGTGTATCAGATTGTAGCGTAATCGTTAGAGCTTGAATTTAGGCACCGAATCAGGTGTCTTTTTTTTGATTCGAGAACAGAAAAAACGGGAAAATCTTGGACATGACTTTGAATTCAGAGAAAGAAGGAATGAAGATGATTCATGTCGAGAACTTGACGAAGACGTACGATGGGAAGGATGTCGTCAAAGGGATTTCGTTCGACGTGCAAGCCGGGGAAATCTTCGCTTTTCTAGGACCGAACGGGGCAGGGAAGTCGACGACCGTCCAGATGCTGACGACATTGATTCCAATTTCCGGTGGTCGGGCGACGATTCAGGAATTTGATGTCGTCAAACAGGAAAAACAGGTTCGGTTGCAAATTGGGGTCGCCTTACAAGATACCGGCATCGATGAAGACTTGACCGGACTTGAATTACTCGTCCTACAAGGAAAATTATTCGGATTAAGTCAGACGGAAGCAAAAACACGGGCAGGGGAATTGCTGCGACTCGTCGGACTCGATCAAGATGGGAAGCGCCGTTCGGGCACTTACTCCGGTGGGATGAAACGACGGCTTGATCTCGCCTTGACGCTCGTCCATCAACCAACCGTTCTGTTTCTCGATGAACCAACGACTGGGCTTGACCCCGCGAGTCGTGTACAAATCTGGAACGAGGTCCGGCGATTAAACGAAGAGTTCAGCACGACGATCTTTTTGACGACACAGTACTTGGAAGAAGCCGATCAGTTGGCGGACCGAATTGCCATCATCAACGAAGGGCAACTGATTGCGGAAGGAACGGCAGCTGAGCTGAAGGCAGCAAACGGAGAGGAACGGATTGAGTTGACACTTGCTGAAAAAGAGGACGAGCGGATTGTCTTAGAAACGTTTAAAGGACGTCAGGAAAAAGGTCAACTGGTCATTCCTTCACATGGAACGGAGACATTACGCGCTGTTGTCCGCTTTCTTGACGAACGGAAGATGATTGCGACGTCACTGGTTGTCAAACAACCGTCACTCGATGATGTCTTTATTCGTTTAACCGGACAAGCCTATAAGGAGGAGTCGTGACATGATTCGAGAAACGTGGTTTTTGATGCGGCGAAGTCTACTCGTCACGTTACGTAATCCGTTTTCCTTCATTCCGAACTTGATCATCAGTGTCTTTTTCCTGCTCGTCTACACGAGTGGTTTGTCCGGAATCTCGAATTTACCGCAGTTCGACGGCGTCGATTATTTGAACTTCATTCTCCCAGTTTCAATCGTCTCGGGTGCTGTTGGTGGAGCAGGGGGGGCCGGTCAAGCGCTCGTCAAGGATATCGAGAGTGGTTATTTTGCACGACTCTTATTGACACCAGTCTCGCGAACAGCAATCGTCCTCGGCCCGATGCTTGCCGGGATGCTGCAATTATTCGTTCAAACGTTACTCATCTTCGGGATGGCCTTTTTGCTTGGTCTATCGATCCCAGTCGGTGTCAGTGGCTTTTTCTTGACGATCGTACTCGCGCTCGGATTTGGACTCGCCTTTGCCGGTTATTCGGTCGGTGTCGCTTTGAAGACGCGGAATGCGCAAGCCGCTCAAGCCGGAACGCTCTTATTCTTCCCGTTGATTTTCCTGTCGACGACGTTCGTACCGAAAGACTTGATTGAAGCCGAGTGGCTCAAGATTGCTGCGACGATCAATCCAACGACCTATATCATGGAAGGCATGCGTAGTGTGTTAACCCGTCCAGAAATTGATTGGTCGGTTTACTGGCAAGGTTTGATCGTCGCTGCTGTTCTCAGCATCGCGATGGTGATCTTTGCTGCGTTGAACGCACGTGGGGCATTGAAAAAGTAAAAAATGGACCCGTTTTTAGACGGGTCCATTTCATGCGGCTATCTAGTTGACGGTCTTATTTCAAATCGCGTTTTTCTTCCTCTTCTTTCGACGATTTACTTTTTGCGTCGAACTCAGAACGTGTCATGACATCTTCGACATGCATATTGATTTCAATGACATCGAGTCCTGTCATATCATGGACTGATTTTTTGATTTTCGTTACAGCATCTTGGAAGATCGACGGGATGTTTTTGCCGTACTCAACGATGACTTTTAGGTCGAGTGCGACTTGGCGCTCGCCGACTTCCGCGTCGATGCCTTTTGCGATATCTTCCGTGCTCCGGAAACGATCTGTCAAACCACTCATGAAGCCACCGCTCATTGAGAGGATGCCTTTGACATCATTTGATGCGATACCAGCGATTTTTTTAATGACTTGATCTTCGAATGTGAGTTTGTTTTCGCGTACTACTTCGTTTTCGTTTTGTTTCGTGTTGATTTCGTTAGCCATGAGAAATCTCTCCTTTTAATGTGAGTTGAATGATTTTTTATTTTCTGTATGCTCAATCCCGTTGAAAGAACTGAATCCATCCTTCGACATCGAGCGCGTTATCCCGCCACTGACCGATCAAGTAACCGATTGTTGCGAATACGATGATCAACAACGTCGGTCCAAAACCGATCGTCAAGAACAAGATGGCGAGGATCAGTCCGACTAGCCCGCCGAGTAGACGGTAGCGATACGGACGAAGTGCTTCGCTCGTTTTCATGATCTTCCTCCTCTCGGATCTTAGACGACGCGTTCAGATGTTTTGGTCTTCGTGTCACTGATCCGGACGCGTGTTTTTGTGACAGGTAGTTCAAGCAACGATTCGACTGCATGTTTGGCGCGTTCTTGAATGTCTTTGCCGATTGTCGGCAAACCTTCTTGACCAAAGACGGAACAGTCAACTTCTAACGCGACGGTTTCTTTTTTCGAGTGAATGTCCGCGTTGACGCGTGGCGAACGTACGCCGTTGATACCGCGAATTGACTCGAGTGCCGTTCGTTCGATCGTTTGCTTAGAGATTGTGATATTCCCGTCACCGGTTTGAATCAGGAGACGTTGTCCTTTTGAACGACTGAATAGTCCAGTGAATAATAGAATGACAAATACGAATGCTAGGAAGCCACCAAGTGATAAAATCGTGTAGCTATACCATTGTTGATCTTGCCACTGTTCAATCAAAGGACTGAGTCGTGGAACATCATAGACGCCGAGTACTAGAAGACCGACGCTGACTAAACCGAGAATGCCGATCAGGACGAGTAGGAAACGATTGAATCCGTTCATGTTACACCTCTCCTTTCTGTCGTTAAAATGTTTTAACGTGATTGTTCTACACATGAAATATTATGTGTATGGTGAGAATATTCCCGTTCAAACGAACTCAAAACATAAAAATACACTTAAAATAAAAAGACTATTTATTCTGAAAATTAGTCTGTTTATTAGAAAAATAGTAGATGAAATACGATATTTATTAAAAAAATTATGAATGATTTAGCGTTCTAAGGCATATTAGTTCGCATTTGATTATCTATCATGGGAAAAATGTAATGTCAATATAAAAATGGAAAACACGAAAAATCCTCCCATGATGTCATGAGAGGAAGATAAAATATCATTATTTTTCGATCTTCGGTACTTTTACGATGTAATAGACCGTACTTAAGGTCAAGAAAGCAACTCCGATTAAGATTGAGACACGTGTCTCATCGTTGAACAACATCCCGACGAGCACTGTCACCAGCGCGACGATCGACAGATAGTTCGTCACCGGTGCACCTGGCATCTTGAACGGATGTGAGGCTGTCCGTTCGCTTTCGAGTTTACGATACCGGATATGACTGATTAAAATCGCGAACCACGGTACCATCCCTGGCAGTACCGAAGCACTGTAGACATAAACGAAGATGTTCGTATCCTTCCCGAGAACGAGCGGCAAGGTGATATCAAGAATGACACCGAAGAAAATCCCGATTGAAATTGCGAAGACCGTGTAGAATGGAATGCCGCGTTTGTTGACCTTTAAGAAGAAGGACGGCACTTGTCCTTTTTCAGCCAAGGCATAGATCATCCGGCTTGCGCTGAATATCCCGGAGTTACAACCGGATAAAGCGGCCGTGATGACGACGAAGTTGATGATCCCAGCAGCAATCGTGACACCGACCTTGGCGAATGTCGCAACGAACGGACTGCCGAGATCCGACAACTCGTTCCATGGATAGACCGTGACGATGATGAAGATCGATCCGACGTAGAAAATTAAAATCCGCCAGACGACACCATTAATCGCCTTCGTAATATTCTTCTCTGGATCTTTCGTTTCTCCAGCTGTCACGCCAATCAACTCAACACCGATGTAAGAGGCGAAGACGATCGAGAGGGCAAAGAAGAAGCCGGTGAAACCATTCGTGAAGAATCCACCGTTCGCCCACAGATTCGAGAAGCCGACCGGGTTTCCGTCATTTCCTAGACCAAAGAAGATGATGCCGAATCCGGCGACGATCATCAGAAGAATCGTTATCACCTTGATTGAGGCGAACCAGAACTCGAGTTCACCGAACATCTTGACGGAAGCGAGGTTCGCGAGCGTCAAGAGAATGATGACGACGACCCCTGGAATCCAAGTCGGTAGTTCCGGCCACCAGAAGCGTAAGTATGTTCCGACAGCGATGACTTCACTCATCCCGACGACGACCCAGTTGAAGATGTTGCTACTTGCTGTCAAGAAACCAGCAGCTGGATGGATATAGTCGTTTGCGAACTTTGCGTACGAACCACTGTGAGGATGGGTGTAGACCATCTCACCAAGTGCACGCATGATGAAAAAGATAAAGACTCCTGCTAGCATGTACGCAAGCAAAACCGATGGTCCTGTCCAAGCGATCGTGCTTGATGCCCCAAGGAACAAACCGACCCCGATTGTTCCTCCGAGTGCAATCATTTGTACCTGTCGTGCTGTTAAATCGCGTTTCAAATTCGAACTCATCATTTCCCCCAAA
This region of Exiguobacterium acetylicum DSM 20416 genomic DNA includes:
- a CDS encoding SDR family oxidoreductase is translated as MSQIFIIGANGKVGRHAARLLQDSEHDVKVGLRSKDQFSDFEKLGHTPVHLDLEADVATITDTLQGSDVVIFTAGSGGHTGADKTMLIDFDGAVKAIEAAEAINAKQFIMVSALNADSPETWSDSMKPYYIAKRYADRVLKESSLNYTILRPGGLSDEAGTGNVTTDPSEQATKKIPREDVARVILAALGHDNASKQVVTLLEGDTPINELF
- a CDS encoding transporter substrate-binding domain-containing protein; translation: MSKWGWIVVGGGVLFASLLTLWQTEQPRRVQAKNVFATKKIVVGTTGDYKPFTYLNRKTNEYEGFDIEVIRSFAKTTGIDVEFVPTTWPTLSADLASGKFDMVVGGVTKNIEREIIGDFTSSYLSFQKTPLVRKEDAKRLASIEQINRPDVTIGLNPGGTNEQFVRKTFTKANIVMYEQNLDIPHAVASGEVDVMITDTVEAIHYEALDKRLAAPRIQEKWIPAEKSYLVRESEGDVVDVFNLWMQSHEGQEEMEQLKEKWQVAS
- a CDS encoding DUF2273 domain-containing protein, which encodes MKTSEALRPYRYRLLGGLVGLILAILFLTIGFGPTLLIIVFATIGYLIGQWRDNALDVEGWIQFFQRD
- a CDS encoding daunorubicin resistance protein DrrA family ABC transporter ATP-binding protein, producing MKMIHVENLTKTYDGKDVVKGISFDVQAGEIFAFLGPNGAGKSTTVQMLTTLIPISGGRATIQEFDVVKQEKQVRLQIGVALQDTGIDEDLTGLELLVLQGKLFGLSQTEAKTRAGELLRLVGLDQDGKRRSGTYSGGMKRRLDLALTLVHQPTVLFLDEPTTGLDPASRVQIWNEVRRLNEEFSTTIFLTTQYLEEADQLADRIAIINEGQLIAEGTAAELKAANGEERIELTLAEKEDERIVLETFKGRQEKGQLVIPSHGTETLRAVVRFLDERKMIATSLVVKQPSLDDVFIRLTGQAYKEES
- a CDS encoding ABC transporter permease, giving the protein MIRETWFLMRRSLLVTLRNPFSFIPNLIISVFFLLVYTSGLSGISNLPQFDGVDYLNFILPVSIVSGAVGGAGGAGQALVKDIESGYFARLLLTPVSRTAIVLGPMLAGMLQLFVQTLLIFGMAFLLGLSIPVGVSGFFLTIVLALGFGLAFAGYSVGVALKTRNAQAAQAGTLLFFPLIFLSTTFVPKDLIEAEWLKIAATINPTTYIMEGMRSVLTRPEIDWSVYWQGLIVAAVLSIAMVIFAALNARGALKK
- a CDS encoding Asp23/Gls24 family envelope stress response protein, encoding MANEINTKQNENEVVRENKLTFEDQVIKKIAGIASNDVKGILSMSGGFMSGLTDRFRSTEDIAKGIDAEVGERQVALDLKVIVEYGKNIPSIFQDAVTKIKKSVHDMTGLDVIEINMHVEDVMTRSEFDAKSKSSKEEEEKRDLK
- a CDS encoding transporter substrate-binding domain-containing protein, whose product is MRKKPWLLAGLVLTGVAAWMIWNQQTDAEAHEIFEDHKLVVGTTGDYKPFTYWNEERNRYQGFDIDVIQAFAKAANLDVTFVKTTWPTLSEDTKSGKFDIAVGGITKKVEREVIGDFTSSYFSFQKAPLVKKKDVERLNSLAAINNPAVKIGVNPGGTNEAFVKKHFPKADVTVFENNLDIPKAVKSGQVDVMVTDDIEALHYATELDLAVPKLTEAWEPAEMAYLMQPDQKQLGDVFRVWIESAEGQEQVQKLKKKWNIVSTRETVGAKGAGAYE
- a CDS encoding amino acid permease translates to MMSSNLKRDLTARQVQMIALGGTIGVGLFLGASSTIAWTGPSVLLAYMLAGVFIFFIMRALGEMVYTHPHSGSYAKFANDYIHPAAGFLTASSNIFNWVVVGMSEVIAVGTYLRFWWPELPTWIPGVVVIILLTLANLASVKMFGELEFWFASIKVITILLMIVAGFGIIFFGLGNDGNPVGFSNLWANGGFFTNGFTGFFFALSIVFASYIGVELIGVTAGETKDPEKNITKAINGVVWRILIFYVGSIFIIVTVYPWNELSDLGSPFVATFAKVGVTIAAGIINFVVITAALSGCNSGIFSASRMIYALAEKGQVPSFFLKVNKRGIPFYTVFAISIGIFFGVILDITLPLVLGKDTNIFVYVYSASVLPGMVPWFAILISHIRYRKLESERTASHPFKMPGAPVTNYLSIVALVTVLVGMLFNDETRVSILIGVAFLTLSTVYYIVKVPKIEK
- the amaP gene encoding alkaline shock response membrane anchor protein AmaP, producing the protein MNGFNRFLLVLIGILGLVSVGLLVLGVYDVPRLSPLIEQWQDQQWYSYTILSLGGFLAFVFVILLFTGLFSRSKGQRLLIQTGDGNITISKQTIERTALESIRGINGVRSPRVNADIHSKKETVALEVDCSVFGQEGLPTIGKDIQERAKHAVESLLELPVTKTRVRISDTKTKTSERVV